One window from the genome of Magnolia sinica isolate HGM2019 chromosome 4, MsV1, whole genome shotgun sequence encodes:
- the LOC131243076 gene encoding glutathione S-transferase F11-like produces MVVKVYGPVRAACPQRVMACLFEKGVEFVVVEVDLQAGEHKKPNFLERQPFGQVPAVEDGDFRLFESRAIIRYYAAKYVDQGPNLLGTTLEERGLVDQWLEVEAHNYNDLVYNIVLQLCVLPQMGQPSDMFLVKSCENKLGKVLDIYERRLTEGKYLAGDYFTLADLSHLPGTRYLMNEAGMGYLVRERKNVNAWWEDISSRPAWKKVLKLMV; encoded by the exons aTGGTAGTAAAAGTGTATGGCCCGGTCCGAGCAGCGTGCCCTCAAAGGGTAATGGCTTGCCTTTTTGAGAAAGGTGTGGAATTCGTTGTTGTAGAAGTCGATTTGCAGGCCGGGGAGCACAAAAAACCCAATTTCCTTGAGAGACAG CCCTTCGGACAAGTTCCGGCTGTGGAGGACGGAGATTTCAGACTTTTCG AATCGAGGGCGATCATCAGATACTATGCAGCCAAGTACGTGGATCAGGGACCGAATCTACTGGGGACCACTCTGGAGGAGCGTGGCCTAGTGGACCAATGGCTCGAAGTTGAAGCACACAACTACAACGATTTGGTGTACAACATCGTGCTCCAGCTTTGCGTCCTCCCACAGATGGGCCAACCAAGTGACATGTTCTTGGTCAAGAGCTGCGAGAACAAGCTCGGGAAAGTGCTCGACATCTACGAGCGGCGCCTCACCGAGGGAAAGTACCTGGCTGGGGACTACTTCACCCTGGCTGATCTGAGCCACCTACCAGGCACAAGGTACCTGATGAATGAAGCTGGAATGGGCTATCTTGTGAGGGAAAGGAAGAATGTGAATGCATGGTGGGAGGACATCTCAAGTAGGCCTGCTTGGAAGAAAGTATTAAAGCTTATGGTGTAA